A region from the Acipenser ruthenus chromosome 13, fAciRut3.2 maternal haplotype, whole genome shotgun sequence genome encodes:
- the LOC117417667 gene encoding acyl carrier protein, mitochondrial-like, giving the protein MASRVLAQCVRSYTQRSARIIFGNITTRAAAVSVANQRHFCFNAGSQRKALTAQIKVSSPLVQLCRQYGDLPPLTVDTIRERVLYVLKLYDKINPEKLTGASHFMKDLGLDSLDQVEIIMAMEDEFGFEIPDAEAEKLMTPQEIVQYIANKKDVYE; this is encoded by the exons ATGGCGTCCCGTGTCCTAGCGCAGTGTGTCCGCTCGTACACTCAGCGCTCAGCTAGAATAATCTTCGGAAACATCACTACCAGAGCCGCGGCAGTGTCAGTCGCCAACCAGCGGCATTTCTGCTTCAACGCCGGTAGCCAGAGGAAAGCTTTAACCGCCCAGATAAAG GTTTCCAGCCCCTTAGTACAGTTGTGTCGGCAGTATGGAGATTTGCCACCACTCACAGTGGATACCATCAGAGAACGTGTCCTGTATGTCCTGAAACTGTACGACAAGATCAACCCAGAAAAA CTGACAGGAGCTTCTCACTTCATGAAAGATTTGGGGTTGGACAGCTTGGACCAGGTTGAAATCATCATGGCCATGGAGGATGAGTTTG GGTTTGAAATTCCAGACGCAGAAGCAGAAAAACTGATGACCCCTCAGGAGattgtacagtacattgcaaaCAAGAAGGATGTGTATGAATAA
- the LOC117418207 gene encoding mucin-2-like, translating into MSSSPQLTRTKRPQTYQGQLHKLSVWEPANVHLILWDLEIDTMQLYVRMVLFFVNTGYLHSLIHRDCGGIIDVSKENTGVFQHSISASNMHGQSCTWVIEALSTETVHLTILSLDNKTCISVYFENSQKASICGSRKETLLSGKGRGVITWRAAAGSSVNDTQIQYTVLVNWCARRSPCLNGGTCISGESAAACVCPKTCQGKHGEGETRNLLEERLPHTESHQRKAPLSQETSFHGILEITIISQSTHNRRKPWLTRPGDSALTTFGGKGTARYGTTEGQSRDENNTTKALHSSVSSHWPRDSESTAVGADKETLPSTQETSHNKDSALLTDQALSHIVRFTATDDPSLGLTSPATEETQKTKPALFRTESKPLMAHYTRMEKHPTGVTAIPYPSTRQEKRLHAPETGASSQRNVFHIYMLVSATSPVSPSQESASQTFTVKPSFPLTTSSSHTSALPDTVHNPTESLPPRHEQEMPSNDRDYRHGTKLDLPREMKAVSLTPIILEMNTATKTESSQTSNDLLISGSSTSFTGSQALFAGHNTGRKITALSSTATLNYNLMSMLTSSGTDPTDTPETGSEALKHPKVSHLLTTPLEFSSEVTLDPAGVTHSTFDHQRNSDSDSKYLTEVTENNSLSLQTVNELSETPKYAAEISKEINDFFHEGSENRRHQIIADTSTPLMEDFNVSLFERKLVPMVTRSLPEGDIYNFMPKGETASERDVGVSISTQGFSERAVPSSTSEEGVSTLTTLIESSRTAGLDTSTLDTDSVTPHTGMTETDIMLRFTGVTPSTTTSSPDIFPQSESTTSTSELPTSALHSSPKLLIWTAEPSTLSITTHEQITVSQNTRRSASPTETFEEMSMNNDVISSDDGIKSTSASATLTEMGWTSKKVPRTPSEGFNSSSLPFITLTDTAMHYTSPAVGLGPAVESHTLGTSLPQEETAVPDSASTFFTPLLTSSSDVTVTSLNTGGATGPTLQTTTSLNAVVPQTLSPRGEGSSPTPVRQTEMETEVLSTGYSSTTVPQTTLPPAMDDSSWSPKRPSSTTLSPVTQSTPVTTINSTAGSGNVTESKTALTSLESSTTEQLSTSSRVTNAKGKNNSTPGLSKDLPVHQSSTLTASTYNSTFGTRHRGSATVKTRPTAVSNKSESTAVPFTGRVNITRPLTTSAIPTTTLHAPKTEVSAFGKGVFTTTSYGQKTTGSSPAPPVMFSTSKNTYEKTERIFIVEDQPPIIKEKNIKVPSLLVLEMEFSKDLANPESRAFENLVEDFLGKVDPFYKKIPGYQHLAISGISSGSVLMEYDAVFSTESVLGWLGDLEGLLNMTGLPEAVSQGFYIRGARVLRVSVRKRQADLCSSVFRCQPGFDCVPARRSNVRCTSLCHRDYCKNSGICTHQRGQQPVCQCPVGVDYWFMGLRCDHKMSQQKLIGIAFGVLFAVIVTMAAIAFLVMRRFKALLIQAKVDQTRSSYRRFSRFDDISEQCWSQSWLDSSANSLDNPAFTHSDELIHLRRLDSSYCSCLEESLTTSNSSKRNMPHIRTVFRHSSQYNWDLSDSSINDHMADSGKASDLSVSSWPMEPIQWTPFPILQQLGIERPFKTQRPRSFCEGMELVNLERTWTA; encoded by the exons atGTCATCATCACCGCAGCTGACAAGAACAAAGCGTCCTCAAACTTATCAAGGGCAGTTACACAAATTATCTGTATGGGAGCCAGCAAACGTTCATCTAATTCTATGGGATCTAGAAATCGACACGATGCAACTTTATGTTCGAAtggttcttttttttgtaaacacaG GCTATCTGCATTCCTTAATACACCGTGACTGTGGTGGGATCATTGATGTCAGCAAGGAAAACACAGGAGTTTTCCAACATTCAATATCTGCAAGTAATATGCATGGACAAAGCTGCACATGGGTAATTGAAGCACTGTCTACAGAAACTGTACACTTAACCATTCTCTCTCTGGATAATAAAACGTGCATTAGTGTATATTTTGAAAACAGCCAAAAAGCATCCATTTGTGGCTCAAGGAAGGAAACTTTGTTGTCTGGGAAAGGTAGAGGTGTGATAACCTGGCGCGCTGCAGCTGGAAGTTCTGTAAACGACACCCAAATTCAGTATACAG TTCTGGTTAACTGGTGTGCTAGACGGTCTCCCTGCTTGAATGGAGGGACTTGCATATCCGGAGAATCTGCTGCAGCATGTGTGTGTCCGAAGACCTGTCAAGGGAAGCACGGTGAAGGAG aAACACGGAACCTCCTTGAGGAAAGACTTCCCCACACTGAGTCACACCAGCGAAAAGCTCCTTTGAGTCAGGAGACAAGCTTCCATGGCATTCTAGAAATTACAATAATTTCACAAAGTACGCATAATCGGAGGAAACCGTGGCTCACGAGGCCTGGTGACAGTGCTCTGACAACATTCGGTGGCAAAGGAACAGCACGGTATGGCACAACCGAAGGCCAGTCAAGGGATGAGAACAACACAACAAAGGCACTCCACAGTTCAGTCAGCAGTCATTGGCCCAGAGACAGCGAAAGCACTGCTGTCGGAGCTGATAAGGAAACACTCCCGTCCACTCAGGAAACTTCACATAATAAGGACTCTGCTCTATTAACAGATCAGGCACTTTCACACATTGTGAGATTTACTGCAACTGATGATCCATCATTAGGCTTGACAAGTCCAGCTACTGAAGAAACTCAGAAAACAAAGCCAGCGCTTTTCAGAACTGAAAGCAAGCCTCTAATGGCTCACTACACAAGAATGGAAAAACACCCCACAGGTGTAACTGCAATTCCGTATCCATCAACCAGACAGGAAAAGAGGCTGCATGCTCCAGAGACTGGTGCATCGTCGCAAAGAAATGTTTTTCATATATACATGCTGGTGTCTGCAACATCCCCAGTTTCTCCGTCCCAAGAATCGGCTTCACAGACTTTCACTGTCAAGCCTTCTTTCCCACTGACCACTAGCTCTAGTCACACGTCAGCTCTTCCAGATACCGTACACAATCCTACAGAGTCGCTGCCACCACGGCATGAGCAGGAGATGCCGAGCAATGACCGAGACTATCGCCATGGAACCAAATTGGACTTGCCGCGTGAAATGAAAGCTGTTTCGCTGACTCCGATTATTCTTGAAATGAACACGGCAACTAAAACAGAGTCATCACAGACTTCGAATGATCTGTTGATCAGTGGTTCATCCACTTCATTCACGGGCTCACAGGCTTTGTTTGCTGGACACAACACTGGCAGAAAGATCACAGCTCTTTCAAGCACAGCCACTTTGAACTATAACCTCATGTCTATGTTAACTTCTTCAGGGACTGACCCTACAGATACCCCAGAGACAGGGTCGGAAGCCCTAAAGCATCCTAAGGTCTCTCATTTACTCACAACCCCTTTGGAATTCTCCAGTGAAGTCACACTGGACCCTGCAGGAGTCACACATTCTACTTTTGATCATCAAAGGAACTCTGATTCAGACAGCAAGTATTTAACAGAGGTGACTGAAAACAACAGTTTAAGTTTACAAACTGTCAATGAACTTTCAGAGACGCCAAAATATGCTGCTGAAATTAGCAAAGAGATCAATGATTTTTTTCACGAAGGCAGCGAGAACAGAAGACATCAAATAATCGCGGACACTTCTACTCCATTGATGGAGGATTTCAATGTAAGTCTGTTTGAGCGTAAGTTAGTTCCAATGGTTACTAGAAGCCTTCCTGAAGGAGACATCTATAATTTTATGCCTAAAGGGGAAACCGCATCTGAGAGGGATGTAGGTGTGTCAATTTCAACACAAGGGTTCAGTGAAAGGGCTGTCCCATCTTCCACAAGTGAGGAGGGAGTTTCCACGTTGACTACTTTGATAGAAAGTAGCAGGACAGCTGGTCTAGACACTAGTACTCTTGACACAGATTCTGTTACACCTCATACAGGCATGACAGAAACAGATATCATGCTACGTTTTACAGGGGTTACACCATCAACCACTACTTCCAGTCCAGATATATTTCCTCAGTCTGAAAGTACAACGTCTACATCAGAATTGCCTACATCTGCTTTGCATTCCTCGCCAAAGCTGCTGATATGGACTGCTGAACCCAGTACCCTCTCCATAACAACACACGAACAGATCACAGTGTCTCAAAATACCAGACGATCAGCCTCACCTACGGAAACGTTCGAAGAGATGTCAATGAACAACGATGTCATCTCGTCGGACGATGGCATTAAATCCACATCAGCTTCAGCAACTCTAACTGAAATGGGGTGGACGTCCAAAAAAGTACCTAGAACACCTTCAGAAGGCTTCAATTCAAGCTCTTTACCTTTTATTACATTGACTGATACAGCAATGCATTACACATCGCCAGCTGTTGGTTTAGGTCCTGCAGTGGAATCTCACACATTAGGCACAAGTTTGCCACAAGAGGAAACTGCTGTGCCCGACAGTGCTTCGACTTTTTTTACCCCTCTGTTGACTAGCTCTTCTGATGTTACAGTGACAAGCCTCAATACAGGTGGGGCAACAGGACCAACTCTGCAGACAACCACATCCCTAAATGCAGTGGTTCCACAAACACTATCACCTAGAGGGGAGGGCAGTTCCCCAACTCCTGTTAGACAAACTGAGATGGAAACAGAGGTTTTAAGTACAGGGTATTCCAGCACCACAGTTCCTCAAACCACTTTACCCCCTGCCATGGATGATTCAAGTTGGAGTCCGAAGAGACCGAGTTCGACCACACTTTCCCCTGTAACACAGTCCACTCCTGTTACTACAATAAACTCCACTGCAGGAAGTGGTAATGTCACAGAATCAAAAACAGCCCTGACATCTTTGGAATCTAGTACAACAGAACAGCTTTCCACCTCCTCAAGGGTGACAAACGCTAAAGGTAAGAACAACAGCACTCCAGGCCTGTCGAAGGATTTGCCAGTGCATCAATCAAGTACCTTAACTGCCTCCACTTATAACAGCACTTTCGGCACTAGGCATAGAGGTTCTGCCACTGTGAAAACAAGACCTACTGCTGTATCAAACAAAAGTGAAAGCACTGCAGTGCCTTTCACAGGGCGTGTGAACATCACTCGGCCTTTGACCACGTCTGCAATTCCAACCACCACCCTGCATGCGCCAAAGACAGAAGTTTCTGCTTTTGGGAAAGGGGTATTTACGACCACGTCTTATGGACAGAAAACGACAGGGAGTTCACCTGCTCCTCCTGTGATGTTTAGCACATCCAAAAACACTTACGAGAAGACGGAGAGGATTTTCATAGTGGAGGATCAGCCACCCATCATCAAAG aaaaaaatatcaaagttcCTTCACTTCTTGTGCTGGAAATGGAATTCAGTAAAGACCTTGCAAATCCTGAATCCAGAGCCTTTGAAAATCTTGTGGAGGACTTCCTAGGAAAG GTTGACCCGTTTTACAAGAAGATTCCTGGGTATCAACATTTAGCGATATCAGGAATCAG TAGTGGCAGCGTGCTCATGGAGTATGACGCTGTGTTCAGTACGGAATCAGTGCTGGGGTGGCTCGGGGATCTGGAGGGACTGCTGAACATGACGGGTCTGCCTGAGGCCGTCTCCCAGGGATTCTACATCAGAGGGGCCAGAGTGCTGCGTGTGTCTGTCCGGA aGCGTCAGGCTGACTTGTGCTCCTCAGTGTTCCGCTGTCAGCCTGGGTTCGACTGTGTCCCTGCCAGACGCAGCAATGTGAGATGCACCTCTCTGTGCCACAGGGACTACTGTAAAAACAGCGGCATCTGCACCCACCAGAGAGGTCAGCAGCCTGTGTGCCA ATGTCCGGTTGGTGTTGATTACTGGTTTATGGGTCTGAGGTGCGACCACAAAATGAGCCAGCAGAAGCTGATTGGAATCGCATTCGGAGTCCTCTTCGCAGTCATTGTCACGATGGCAGCCATAGCCTTCCTGGTCATGAGGAGGTTCAAGGCTTTATTGATTCAAGCCAAGGTCGACCAGACAAGAAGCAG ttaCCGGAGATTCAGCCGCTTTGATGACATCTCGGAGCAGTGCTGGTCCCAGTCATGGCTGGACTCCTCTGCTAACTCACTGGACAACCCTGCCTTCACTCACTCTGACGAGCTCATCCACCTCCGGAGGCTGGACAGCAGCTACTGCAGCTGCCTGGAGGAGTCGCTCAccaccagcaacagcagcaagagGAACATGCCCCACATCAGGACTGTCTTCAGGCACAG ctcCCAATATAACTGGGACCTCAGTGACAGTAGCATCAACGATCACATGGCAGACTCGGGCAAGGCCAGCGATCTCTCCGTTTCCAGCTGGCCTATGGAGCCCATTCAGTGGACACCCTTCCCCATTCTACAGCAGCTTGGCATTGAGAGACCG TTTAAGACACAAAGACCCCGCTCTTTCTGTGAAGGAATGGAGCTGGTTAACCTGGAGAGAACCTGGACTGCTTAA